Genomic segment of Desertifilum tharense IPPAS B-1220:
AAAATAAGTCAGAATTAAATCGGTAGAGCCATTATTGGTAATTTCATGCTCCTCCAATGGCTCAATCGCAATACAACTCCCCGGTTCCATCGGATAAACTTGCCCGTTAATCCGAATCGTCCCATACCCCGATTCTACAAAGAAGACTTCACACATATCAGTATGAGCATGGGCGGGCGCAACCTGTCCGGGTGCAAAGCAAGCTTGTGAAAAATTGGTTAAATGGGGAATATCGCCCCAGCGTAGCATCACCCGCTTTTGAATCGCCGGGTTGTGGGAAACCGCTTCTACGGCTAAATCGTTAAGTTGAGTCAGTTTCATTGAAAAAAGTGCTGAGTGTAAAGTGCTGAGTGCTGAGTAAGTTCCGAGTTCCGAGTTCCGAGTTCCGAGTTCTGAGTTAATAGTTACCAAGTTTTTCTATCTCTTCTTCCCCCCACCTCCCCATCCCCCATCCTCTTTACCCCAACCCCTAACTCCCTTCTTCCCCAACCCCTAACTCCCAACTCCCTTCTTCCCCAACCCCTAACTCCCAACTCCTAACTCCCTTCTTCCCCAACCC
This window contains:
- a CDS encoding cupin domain-containing protein, coding for MKLTQLNDLAVEAVSHNPAIQKRVMLRWGDIPHLTNFSQACFAPGQVAPAHAHTDMCEVFFVESGYGTIRINGQVYPMEPGSCIAIEPLEEHEITNNGSTDLILTYFGLRVEPPLGDRT